The Aerococcus christensenii genome segment CGTGTCCATTCAAGGTTATTCGTGTTATACGCCCCTACAGCGTAGTGGTTCTTACGAGCATCCTTAAAAATTTCATTACCATTTACTAAAAAAGCCATTAAAAATACCTCCTATAACTTTTAGCACCTTCATTATACCGTATTAAATAAAATATTCACAGTCTATTTTTTTGATAGCCCTTTCATAATTTCAATAAAATTCTAAAATATTTTTCGTTCACTCACCAAAAACCTTATTTCATCCCGTTTCGAAGACCTTCCCTCTGTATAAAAATTTTTCATAAATCTTCCTTAAAAAGTTTGTAGCCTGCCTCACTCTTTCCCATTTATTGTCACTTCATATCTACCAAATACAAACCATAAAAGTCCTCAAAAACAACCTATTTGTTAGTCGTACCGTCCATTCATAAAAGAGTTTTATCACTTTTTATAAAAAATCACCAGACATTCAGTTGAAAAAATCTCTAATATCTATTACACTTTAGCTGAAAAACTTAAAACAACCTAAAGGCCAGCCGAACTCCCAGGAGTCTATGCATGTGGGTCGAAGACTAGCCAACTACGAACCACATAAAGAAAGGAAGTCTATTTATGACCCCAATGACACTTGACAATACTTTACTACTTGTTATCGATATCCAAGAACATTTTATTCCCGTGATGCCGAACGCCAAAGATTTTCTCACAAACGTTCACTTTCTTCTCAAGGCCTTATCTCCTCTTCCCCTAGAGACCGTTGTCACAGAACAATACCCTAAAGGCCTCGGAAAAACGATTGAAGAACTCCAACCTTACCTCAAAGATGCTCCCGTCTACTCCAAAACGAGTTTCAGTGCCTGCATTCCTGAAGTGCGCGCTCACTTAACAGATTCCATTAAACACGTCGCAATTGTGGGTATGGAAACGCCTATCTGTGTTGAACAAACTGTTCATCAATTACTCGCTGACTATCCAAAAATTCAAGTTCATCTTATCCGAGATGCCATTACAGGTAGAGATCTCCAAGACCATGAATGGGCCTTACAACAACTTCAACGGGAAGGAGCTTCCATAATTTCTATCGAAACTTTCCTCTATCGCTTATTAGGCGATGCGAAATCCCCTTACTTCAAGACGATCGCTAACCTCGTCAAAAATAGACACCACTCCCTTTAAAAGAGAGTATCTCATCTAAAAATAAACACAAATGAACCGATCCCAAGCGAGGGAATCCCCCTCTCACGCTTAAGATCGGTTCATTTTTTATAAAGCTTATCCGTCATTCAATACTTCACACCAGAAAGGACCTTTATAAGAAGACTTTACTCATTCTCTACAGCCAAACTTTCTCC includes the following:
- a CDS encoding isochorismatase family protein, which encodes MTPMTLDNTLLLVIDIQEHFIPVMPNAKDFLTNVHFLLKALSPLPLETVVTEQYPKGLGKTIEELQPYLKDAPVYSKTSFSACIPEVRAHLTDSIKHVAIVGMETPICVEQTVHQLLADYPKIQVHLIRDAITGRDLQDHEWALQQLQREGASIISIETFLYRLLGDAKSPYFKTIANLVKNRHHSL